The DNA segment CCGCCCGCTAGCCAGGTCGCCGACAAGGGGAAGCCGAGATGCGCCATCAGATGGCCGGACGGAAGTTCGGCCGCACCAGCGCCCACCGCCAGGCGATGACCCGCAATCAGGTCACCGCCCTGCTTCGGCATGGCCGCATCCGCACCACCGAGGCGAAGGCGAAGGAGCTGCGCCGCTGGGTGGAGCGGGTGATCACCAGCGCCAAGCCGGGCGACGTGCACGCCCACCGCAGGGTGGCCCTGTGGGTCAACGACCGCGAGGTCAGCCACCGGCTGTTCTCCACCTACATGGACCGCTACCGCGACCGGCCCGGCGGCTACACCCGCATCTACCACCTCGGTCCGCGGGTGGGCGACGGCGCGCCGATGGCGATCATCGAGCTGGTGGAGTAGCCGTCCCGATGCTCGATCCCGCCACCGAGGTGAGCGCCGAGGCGACGCACAGCTATGCCCTCACCCTGGAGTACGACGGCAGCAGGTTCAGCGGCTGGCAGCGCCAGCCCGACCGGCGCACCGTCGAGGGCGTGCTCCGCGACGCCATCCTCGCCGTGACCGGCGAGCAGGTGCGGCTCACCGCCGCCGGCCGCACCGACGCCGGGGCCCACGCCCACGGCCAGGTGGTCGGCTGCGCGCTCCGCCGTCCCTGGGAGCCGCGCCGGCTCCGCGCCGCGCTCAACGGCCACCTCCCCGAGGACACCGTGGTGCTCGAGGTGCGCTCCGCGCCCGACGGCTTCCACGCCCGCTTCGACGCCCGCACCCGCACCTACCGGTACGTGGTGGCGCCGCGCGCCGAGCGCGCCGCGGTGGCCCGCGACCACGCCTGGCGGGTCCCCCGGTCGCTCGAGCTCGAGGCGATGCGGGGCGCCGCCAGCCACCTGGTCGGCACCCACGACTTCGCCGCGTTCGGGCGCTCGCCCCGCGCCGGCGGCACCACGGTGCGCACCATCCAGTCGCTGACGGTGCGGGCCCACGCGATCCCGGATCCCCACGGAGAGCCCGGCGCCGAGCCGCGCACCGTGGTGACCATCGACGTCACCGCCGACGCGTTCCTCTACGGCATGATGCGCGCCATCGCCGCCACCCTGGTGGCGGTGGGCGACGGCCGTCTGGACGCCCCGTCGGTGGCGTCGCTGCTCGACGCGCCGGGCCGCACCCGGCGCCTGCCCACCGCCCCCGCGCACGGGCTCCACCAGTGGGCGGTGACCTACGACCTTCCCCAGGGCGACGGAGACGAGGACCGATGAACACGCAGAAGTGCTATCAGCCGAGCGCCGGTGAGG comes from the Candidatus Dormiibacterota bacterium genome and includes:
- the rplQ gene encoding 50S ribosomal protein L17, yielding MAGRKFGRTSAHRQAMTRNQVTALLRHGRIRTTEAKAKELRRWVERVITSAKPGDVHAHRRVALWVNDREVSHRLFSTYMDRYRDRPGGYTRIYHLGPRVGDGAPMAIIELVE
- the truA gene encoding tRNA pseudouridine(38-40) synthase TruA, giving the protein MLDPATEVSAEATHSYALTLEYDGSRFSGWQRQPDRRTVEGVLRDAILAVTGEQVRLTAAGRTDAGAHAHGQVVGCALRRPWEPRRLRAALNGHLPEDTVVLEVRSAPDGFHARFDARTRTYRYVVAPRAERAAVARDHAWRVPRSLELEAMRGAASHLVGTHDFAAFGRSPRAGGTTVRTIQSLTVRAHAIPDPHGEPGAEPRTVVTIDVTADAFLYGMMRAIAATLVAVGDGRLDAPSVASLLDAPGRTRRLPTAPAHGLHQWAVTYDLPQGDGDEDR